From a single Saimiri boliviensis isolate mSaiBol1 chromosome 7, mSaiBol1.pri, whole genome shotgun sequence genomic region:
- the LOC120364918 gene encoding LOW QUALITY PROTEIN: small integral membrane protein 30-like (The sequence of the model RefSeq protein was modified relative to this genomic sequence to represent the inferred CDS: inserted 1 base in 1 codon; substituted 1 base at 1 genomic stop codon) codes for MTSVSIXLSLVLMSLXLVLPVVEAEEARNIIALLLDVVLSVTGICVYLRIFALERYGQV; via the exons ATGACCTCAGTTTCAATATAGTTGTCCTTGGTTCTCATGTCAC TTTTGGTGCTGCCTGTTGTTGAAGCAGAAGAAGCCCGTAATATAATTGCTCTCTTGTTAGATGTGGTTCTCAGCGTTACAGGCATTTGTGTTTACTTGCGGATATTTGCTCTAGAAAGATATGGACAGGTGTGA